In Bacteroidota bacterium, one genomic interval encodes:
- a CDS encoding SCO family protein — translation MKPKFLNLALLAVAAGVFVYAFFIYDTDKPLRLLPIFGEKEYESKNGKTDTTYHTIQNFSFINQDGKTVTEKDFAGSVYVTDFFFTTCHTICPIMSTQMERVAEKFKGNQEVKFLSHTVDPEIDTLEQLKAYAIKHNADSKQWMFVTGEKKALYDIARTGYLLNAEEGDGGPDDFIHTQNFALIDKDKRIRGFYDGTDSTEMNQLMKDIELLLAEHHYKGK, via the coding sequence ATGAAACCCAAATTTCTTAACCTTGCCTTATTAGCTGTTGCTGCAGGTGTTTTTGTATATGCCTTTTTTATTTATGATACCGACAAGCCCTTACGCCTATTGCCCATTTTTGGTGAAAAGGAGTACGAGTCTAAAAATGGCAAAACCGATACCACCTATCACACCATTCAAAACTTCAGCTTTATCAACCAAGACGGGAAAACAGTGACCGAAAAGGACTTTGCAGGAAGTGTATATGTGACCGATTTCTTTTTCACCACCTGCCATACAATTTGTCCGATTATGAGTACACAAATGGAACGCGTTGCAGAAAAATTCAAAGGGAATCAAGAAGTGAAATTTTTATCTCATACGGTAGATCCTGAAATTGATACCTTAGAACAGTTAAAAGCATACGCGATTAAACACAATGCAGATTCAAAGCAATGGATGTTTGTAACGGGTGAGAAAAAAGCATTGTACGATATTGCCCGTACCGGTTATTTATTGAATGCAGAAGAAGGTGATGGCGGTCCGGATGATTTTATTCACACGCAAAATTTTGCCTTGATTGATAAAGACAAACGCATCCGCGGCTTTTATGATGGGACAGATTCTACCGAAATGAATCAACTGATGAAAGACATCGAATTATTATTGGCGGAACATCATTATAAAGGGAAATAA
- a CDS encoding thioredoxin family protein, protein MKTSIKVLIATVAVFSTATAFKLADYTELEIGKAIPSADVKMLDISGKEVSLADAKGENGLLVVFSCNTCPYVKLSESRIKELSKLTKANKVGFILLNSNEAQRGDEDSYDEMKKYAKAQGYDFYYAVDKNSAIANAFGASRTPHCFLFDKKGLAYRGAIDDNIKSASDAKELYLKDAIVAVGTGKAVKTNSSKSVGCSIKRVE, encoded by the coding sequence ATGAAAACATCGATTAAAGTTTTGATTGCAACCGTAGCTGTGTTCTCTACAGCAACCGCTTTTAAATTGGCTGATTATACGGAGTTGGAAATCGGAAAAGCGATACCAAGTGCGGATGTAAAAATGCTCGACATTAGTGGTAAAGAGGTTTCCCTTGCCGATGCAAAAGGTGAAAATGGCTTGTTGGTTGTATTCTCTTGTAATACTTGTCCATACGTTAAGTTGAGCGAATCACGTATTAAAGAATTGTCAAAATTAACAAAGGCAAATAAGGTTGGTTTTATTTTATTGAACTCCAATGAAGCACAACGTGGTGATGAAGATTCGTATGATGAAATGAAAAAATATGCAAAAGCACAAGGCTATGATTTTTACTATGCCGTAGATAAAAACTCAGCTATTGCAAATGCCTTTGGCGCGTCACGCACTCCTCATTGCTTTTTGTTTGATAAAAAAGGATTGGCCTATAGAGGTGCGATTGATGATAATATTAAGTCGGCTTCCGATGCAAAAGAGTTGTATTTAAAAGATGCAATAGTCGCAGTAGGAACTGGAAAAGCCGTGAAAACAAATTCTTCTAAATCTGTTGGTTGCTCGATTAAGAGAGTGGAGTAA
- a CDS encoding DnaJ domain-containing protein — MQYDYYKILDIPRDASLEDIKKAYRLKAKLVHPDVNNSPKANEVFAVVSEAYDVLCDDQKRYLHDVKLNYYDTEKENAERKRQYYGTSVRNDSFSNPSNFNYDWNSFSQYAYKEKNDEDYYKQSPFLYNLFFASGMFIGFIIITVTIYGTLKNFWPLPFVLISISGFILVREGWRGMMGKQTMLNGILKRLKK; from the coding sequence ATGCAATACGATTATTACAAAATATTGGACATTCCGAGGGATGCCAGTTTGGAGGATATCAAAAAGGCCTATCGATTAAAGGCCAAATTGGTGCATCCGGATGTGAACAATTCCCCGAAAGCGAATGAAGTATTTGCAGTAGTAAGCGAAGCATACGATGTGTTGTGCGATGATCAAAAACGATATTTACACGATGTCAAATTGAATTATTATGACACCGAAAAGGAAAATGCTGAACGCAAACGACAGTATTATGGCACTTCGGTAAGAAATGATTCCTTCAGCAATCCTTCCAACTTCAACTACGATTGGAATAGTTTCAGTCAATATGCCTACAAAGAAAAAAATGATGAAGACTATTACAAGCAGTCTCCTTTTTTATACAACCTATTTTTTGCAAGTGGAATGTTCATTGGTTTTATCATCATTACGGTTACCATTTATGGCACCTTAAAAAACTTTTGGCCATTGCCTTTTGTATTGATCAGCATTTCCGGATTTATATTGGTAAGAGAAGGTTGGCGGGGCATGATGGGAAAACAAACCATGCTCAATGGTATACTGAAACGATTGAAGAAATAA
- a CDS encoding branched-chain amino acid aminotransferase, with protein MVTTAIQPIKVQKSAHLRIKELDYNNITFGKLFSDHMFYADFKNGQWSDAQILPYGPIPMSPATSALHYGQAIFEGMKAYKNDKGEVFLFRPLDNHKRINISAERMAMATIPQDLFMAGLTELVNLDRDWVPDTDGSSLYIRPFIVGTDEFIGVKPSDNYRFYIITSPAGKYYNEPVKVLVETNYIRAVEGGVGYVKASGNYGRSLFPAKLAQQRGYHQIIWTDARNHRYLEESGTMNLMFVIDDVLITPPLGDTILAGITRDSVLTLARDWKMKVQERKISIDEVLDAHKAGTLEDAFGTGTAATIAQIAQIGFEGKDYILPPAQGRIFSNRVAIELDNIRKGKSPDVHNWMYKVG; from the coding sequence ATGGTAACAACAGCCATTCAACCTATTAAAGTTCAAAAATCGGCTCACCTCCGAATTAAAGAATTGGATTATAACAACATTACTTTTGGTAAGTTATTTTCTGATCATATGTTTTATGCCGATTTTAAAAATGGGCAATGGAGCGATGCTCAGATTTTACCATATGGTCCTATTCCGATGAGTCCGGCAACTTCTGCGTTGCACTATGGACAAGCTATTTTTGAAGGAATGAAAGCCTATAAAAATGATAAAGGAGAAGTATTTTTATTTCGCCCCTTAGATAATCACAAACGAATTAATATCTCTGCAGAACGGATGGCAATGGCTACTATTCCGCAAGATTTATTTATGGCCGGATTAACGGAGTTGGTGAATTTGGACAGAGACTGGGTGCCGGATACAGACGGTTCTTCTTTATACATTCGTCCGTTTATTGTGGGTACAGATGAATTTATCGGTGTGAAACCATCTGATAATTATCGTTTTTATATCATCACTTCTCCAGCCGGGAAATACTACAATGAACCGGTAAAGGTATTGGTAGAAACGAATTACATTCGTGCAGTTGAAGGTGGTGTTGGATATGTGAAAGCTTCCGGAAACTACGGTCGTTCTTTATTCCCTGCTAAACTTGCTCAACAAAGAGGGTATCATCAAATTATTTGGACCGATGCTCGTAATCATCGCTATTTAGAGGAATCCGGAACAATGAACTTGATGTTTGTGATTGATGATGTATTGATTACTCCTCCACTAGGTGATACTATTTTAGCGGGTATTACCCGTGATAGCGTTTTAACATTAGCACGCGATTGGAAAATGAAAGTGCAAGAACGTAAGATTAGTATTGATGAAGTATTGGATGCTCATAAAGCCGGCACCTTGGAAGATGCTTTCGGTACAGGAACTGCAGCTACCATCGCTCAAATTGCACAAATCGGATTTGAAGGGAAAGATTATATCCTTCCTCCAGCACAAGGACGAATTTTCTCAAACCGCGTTGCCATCGAATTGGATAATATCCGAAAAGGTAAATCACCGGATGTTCATAATTGGATGTACAAAGTGGGTTAA
- the fabG gene encoding 3-oxoacyl-[acyl-carrier-protein] reductase, with protein MKLLEGKVALITGASRGIGRGIALKFAEQGANVAFTYLSSVEKGEALAKELEAFGIKAKGYRSDAADFKASEELVNSVVADFGTVDVLVNNAGITRDTLLMRMSEQQWDEVMNANLKSVFNLTKAVQKPMLKQRKGSIINMSSVVGVKGNAGQSNYAASKAGIIGFTKSVALELGSRNIRSNAIAPGFIETEMTDALDPKVVEGWRDSIPLKRGGTADDVANATVFLASDMSAYITGQVLNVCGGMLT; from the coding sequence ATGAAATTATTAGAAGGAAAAGTTGCTTTAATTACAGGTGCGTCTCGCGGAATCGGAAGAGGCATCGCACTTAAATTTGCAGAACAAGGGGCAAACGTTGCGTTTACCTATTTATCATCTGTTGAAAAAGGGGAAGCATTAGCAAAAGAATTAGAAGCATTTGGAATAAAAGCAAAAGGATACCGTTCGGATGCTGCAGATTTTAAAGCATCCGAAGAATTAGTAAATAGTGTTGTTGCCGATTTTGGAACCGTAGATGTATTGGTAAACAATGCCGGAATTACACGCGATACCTTATTGATGCGCATGAGCGAACAACAATGGGATGAAGTAATGAATGCCAATTTAAAATCCGTATTCAACTTAACAAAAGCAGTTCAAAAACCAATGCTGAAACAACGCAAAGGTTCCATCATTAATATGAGTTCGGTGGTGGGTGTGAAAGGAAATGCAGGACAATCAAATTATGCAGCATCCAAAGCCGGAATTATCGGGTTTACAAAATCAGTAGCATTGGAATTAGGCTCTCGTAACATTCGCAGTAATGCCATTGCTCCCGGATTTATAGAAACAGAAATGACCGATGCGTTGGATCCAAAAGTAGTGGAAGGATGGAGAGACAGTATTCCATTGAAACGTGGAGGTACTGCCGATGATGTTGCAAATGCGACCGTATTTCTTGCATCTGATATGAGCGCATACATTACCGGGCAGGTATTGAATGTTTGCGGTGGAATGTTGACCTAG
- a CDS encoding TetR/AcrR family transcriptional regulator, which translates to MLNLLSNFKITINQNLYIKDPSSSDLGKKIITNAIDMIDEIGFETFTFRKLGQKIDSPEASIYRYFESKNQLLVYITSWYWGWMEYRLVLETANIPSAEMRFEKSIALITSTKDHKLIIDGIKVSKLHQILISESSKSYLTKDVDKSNKEGAYLNYKQFVARLAETIKEINPNYKYPHMLLSTIIEGAHLQVFFAEHLPRLTNKQKSADYITKFYTQLGLQSIKNK; encoded by the coding sequence ATGCTAAACTTGCTATCTAACTTTAAAATCACCATCAATCAGAATCTTTACATCAAAGATCCATCTTCCAGTGATTTGGGAAAAAAGATTATCACCAATGCCATTGATATGATTGATGAAATCGGTTTCGAAACGTTCACGTTCAGAAAACTCGGACAAAAGATTGATTCACCCGAAGCATCGATCTACAGGTATTTTGAAAGTAAAAATCAATTATTGGTTTACATTACTTCCTGGTATTGGGGTTGGATGGAATACCGCCTGGTACTCGAAACAGCAAACATTCCATCTGCAGAGATGCGATTTGAAAAAAGCATTGCCTTAATCACATCAACAAAAGATCATAAATTAATCATTGATGGAATCAAAGTGAGCAAGCTGCACCAGATTTTAATTTCAGAATCCTCTAAATCGTATTTAACCAAGGATGTAGATAAATCAAATAAAGAAGGTGCCTATTTGAACTACAAACAATTTGTTGCGCGTTTGGCGGAAACCATCAAAGAAATTAATCCAAATTATAAATATCCGCACATGCTGCTCTCCACCATTATTGAAGGAGCGCATTTACAAGTGTTTTTTGCCGAACATCTGCCACGGTTGACCAACAAACAAAAATCGGCTGATTACATCACGAAATTCTATACACAATTAGGTTTACAATCCATCAAAAACAAATAA
- a CDS encoding ABC transporter ATP-binding protein: MKTPYQRFWLLLKPDNKEIYQVYTYAFFKGVIALSLPIGIQSIINLIQGGSVSASWMILVFIVTLGIAMGGYMQLMQMRITETIQQKIFTRAAFDFTYRIPKIKFEEIYKHYAPELMNRFFDVLTLQKSLSKIIIDFSTAILQIVFGLILLSLYHPFFILFSILLVILVYAIIKLTSKKGLETSLEESKYKYKVVSWLEELARTKDSFKLAGVTNLPEIKTDERVTGYLESRENHFQVLKKQYILLLCFKIIVALGLLIVGGLLVLDQQMNIGQFVAAEIIILLVIDSSEKIILSLENVFDILTSLEKIGQVTDLELDEQSLSSTLNHKITSPIHVEVKDLSYTYPGRTKTVLKNISYDFKPNQSYCITGTNGSGKSTLIHLISGLYRAQSGSICINGFPIGNYTISELYKVIGNGLAEETIFEGTLFENITLGRDFITIEDVKWATDNVFLSEYIKELPKGLDTPIEISGQKLSKSIIQRILIARSIVNKPKLILLENHLDSIEENERKKIIQFLTNKQNDWTLISISNDSYLHEKSDAVICLTEGKILS; encoded by the coding sequence ATGAAAACGCCTTACCAACGATTTTGGTTATTACTGAAGCCAGATAATAAGGAAATTTATCAGGTATATACCTATGCCTTTTTCAAAGGTGTGATTGCCCTTTCTCTTCCGATTGGTATACAATCCATCATCAATTTGATTCAAGGAGGAAGTGTTTCTGCCTCTTGGATGATACTTGTTTTTATCGTAACACTAGGAATTGCAATGGGTGGCTACATGCAATTGATGCAAATGAGAATTACAGAAACCATTCAGCAAAAAATATTTACGAGAGCGGCATTCGACTTTACGTACCGAATACCAAAAATTAAATTCGAGGAAATTTATAAGCATTATGCTCCTGAATTAATGAATCGCTTTTTTGATGTATTGACTTTACAAAAAAGTTTATCTAAAATCATTATTGATTTTTCAACCGCAATATTGCAAATTGTATTTGGATTAATTTTATTATCCCTCTACCATCCCTTTTTTATTCTTTTCAGTATTCTCTTGGTTATCCTCGTTTATGCCATCATCAAATTAACGAGTAAAAAAGGTTTAGAAACCAGCTTAGAAGAATCGAAATACAAATACAAAGTGGTATCGTGGTTGGAAGAATTGGCAAGAACAAAAGACTCCTTTAAACTTGCAGGTGTAACCAATTTACCGGAAATAAAAACGGATGAACGTGTTACCGGTTATCTTGAATCGAGAGAGAACCATTTTCAGGTGCTCAAAAAGCAATACATCCTTCTTTTATGCTTCAAGATTATTGTGGCTTTAGGACTTTTAATCGTAGGTGGATTATTGGTTTTAGATCAACAGATGAACATTGGTCAGTTTGTTGCTGCTGAAATCATCATCTTATTGGTGATTGATTCTTCCGAAAAAATTATTTTAAGTCTTGAAAACGTCTTTGACATTCTAACATCCTTAGAAAAAATCGGACAAGTAACCGATTTGGAATTGGATGAACAATCGTTATCGTCTACTTTAAATCACAAAATCACTTCACCCATCCATGTTGAAGTTAAAGACTTAAGCTATACCTATCCGGGACGAACAAAAACAGTTCTTAAAAACATCAGCTACGATTTTAAACCGAATCAGAGCTATTGTATCACCGGGACAAATGGCTCAGGGAAATCAACACTCATCCATTTAATTAGTGGTTTATACCGCGCACAATCCGGAAGCATTTGCATCAATGGGTTTCCAATTGGAAATTATACGATTTCTGAACTTTATAAAGTAATTGGAAACGGCTTAGCCGAAGAAACCATCTTTGAGGGCACACTCTTTGAAAACATTACACTCGGTAGAGATTTTATAACCATCGAAGATGTGAAATGGGCAACAGATAACGTGTTTCTTTCGGAATACATAAAAGAATTACCAAAAGGATTGGACACCCCCATCGAAATCTCTGGACAGAAATTATCGAAAAGCATCATTCAACGAATTTTAATTGCCAGAAGCATTGTGAATAAACCGAAACTAATTCTTTTGGAAAATCACCTCGATTCCATTGAAGAAAATGAACGAAAAAAAATCATCCAATTTTTAACGAACAAACAAAACGATTGGACCTTGATTAGCATTTCAAATGATTCGTATTTACACGAAAAATCTGATGCTGTTATTTGTTTAACTGAAGGAAAAATTTTGAGCTAA
- a CDS encoding HlyD family efflux transporter periplasmic adaptor subunit has translation MLNITHNTIKDKKGLENLTSFRILASRVNNKKLIKTLYAIGIILLIILFLPWTQNIRSHAKVTALRPEQRPQTIHSVIAGRIEKWNVQEGQFVKKGDTILFISETKEEYLDPNLVANTEQQLKSKEFAVKSYMEKVIANDNQIDAMINARKLKFEQAENKLIQANLKVQSDSIELVATQLNYKIAKEQLTRMEELHKEGLKSLTDLETRKLKLQETQAKVIAQENKYITSKNEVLNSKIELQSINADYRDKIAKSESEKYSTLSNMYDAEATVSKLQNQFINYSIRSGMYHILAPQDGYITKAIQSGIGETIKEGSPIISIMPSEYELAIEMYVNPMDVPLLENGQEVQIQFDGWPSVVFSGWPGISYGTYGGKIVAIDNFISENGKYRVLVARDKNEPEWPKEIRLGAGASSMTLLKNVPVWYELWRQINGFPADYYKKTDAKKSNETKK, from the coding sequence ATGCTTAACATCACACATAATACCATAAAAGATAAAAAGGGGTTAGAAAACCTAACCTCCTTCCGCATATTGGCATCCAGAGTGAACAACAAAAAACTAATCAAAACACTTTATGCCATCGGAATTATTTTACTCATCATCCTTTTTTTACCGTGGACACAAAACATTCGTTCGCATGCGAAAGTAACTGCCCTTAGACCGGAACAGCGACCGCAGACCATTCATTCCGTTATTGCTGGAAGAATCGAAAAATGGAATGTTCAAGAAGGGCAATTTGTAAAAAAAGGAGATACCATTTTATTCATCAGTGAAACAAAGGAAGAATATCTCGATCCTAATTTGGTCGCAAATACAGAACAGCAATTAAAATCAAAAGAATTTGCCGTGAAGTCGTATATGGAGAAAGTAATTGCCAACGACAACCAGATTGACGCGATGATTAATGCTCGTAAATTAAAATTTGAACAAGCCGAAAACAAACTCATTCAAGCAAATTTAAAAGTACAAAGTGATAGCATTGAATTAGTCGCAACACAATTGAACTATAAAATTGCGAAAGAACAGCTCACACGTATGGAAGAACTTCATAAAGAAGGGTTGAAATCTTTAACTGATCTAGAAACACGCAAACTAAAATTACAGGAAACACAAGCCAAAGTGATTGCGCAGGAAAACAAATACATCACCAGTAAAAATGAAGTCCTCAATTCAAAAATAGAATTGCAAAGCATCAATGCAGATTACCGCGATAAAATTGCAAAGTCGGAATCCGAAAAATATTCCACCTTATCCAACATGTATGATGCGGAAGCAACTGTTTCGAAATTGCAAAATCAGTTTATCAATTACAGCATACGCTCTGGGATGTATCACATATTGGCACCACAAGATGGTTACATCACCAAGGCGATTCAATCCGGTATTGGTGAAACCATAAAGGAAGGTTCGCCCATCATTAGCATCATGCCATCGGAATATGAGTTGGCCATTGAAATGTATGTGAATCCAATGGATGTTCCTTTATTAGAAAACGGACAAGAAGTACAAATCCAATTTGATGGTTGGCCCTCTGTGGTATTTTCAGGCTGGCCCGGGATTTCATACGGAACATATGGTGGAAAAATTGTTGCCATCGATAATTTCATCAGTGAAAATGGCAAGTACCGTGTGCTCGTAGCTCGTGATAAAAACGAACCGGAATGGCCAAAAGAAATTCGATTGGGTGCCGGAGCAAGTTCAATGACCCTATTAAAAAACGTACCGGTATGGTATGAGCTGTGGCGCCAAATCAATGGCTTCCCGGCAGATTATTACAAAAAAACTGATGCAAAAAAATCAAATGAAACTAAGAAATAA
- a CDS encoding TolC family protein: MQKNQMKLRNNFFFLFFLSAFVNTCIGQQDTLSQLGFTDFLKLVKQHHPLVKQANLITKSAEANVLSARGNFDPKLFYDFNSKFYDSKNYYELGEGGFKIPTWYGIEVKGGYEQNNGRYLNPENTTPEQGLLYTQISMPLLQGLIIDERRATLKQAKVFQELSTYDKINIINEILYGAGKVFWEWQMAYSNLQVHKNAVNLSQTRFEAVRKTAILGDRPAIDTVEANIQLQDRLLHLQQAELEYRTKSLLLSNYLWMENNVPIELTEKTIPETTLQPATNNAINGHLSKLDSLVNSHPALKIYEFKLEELAIEKRLKQDKLKPSLNVNYNPLFNAENLNMGYQNNYKWGVTVGFPIFLRKERGALELTKIKIENTKLDAVNKRNELVNKTKSTINEFNMSQKQIDIYSKNVNNYQRLWESEKRLFESGESSLFMINSREISYINAQLKLNELFNKNKKAALEAEYSFGLLNTLY; encoded by the coding sequence ATGCAAAAAAATCAAATGAAACTAAGAAATAATTTTTTCTTCCTTTTTTTTCTTTCTGCATTCGTAAACACGTGTATCGGACAGCAGGATACGTTATCGCAATTGGGTTTTACTGATTTTTTAAAACTCGTAAAACAACATCACCCGCTTGTGAAACAAGCCAATTTGATAACCAAGTCGGCTGAAGCGAATGTTTTATCCGCAAGAGGAAACTTTGACCCGAAACTTTTTTACGACTTCAATTCAAAATTCTACGATTCAAAAAATTATTATGAATTAGGAGAAGGTGGTTTTAAAATTCCTACCTGGTATGGTATTGAAGTAAAAGGAGGATACGAACAAAATAACGGTAGGTATTTAAATCCTGAAAACACCACTCCTGAGCAAGGACTCCTTTACACTCAAATTTCAATGCCTTTATTACAAGGATTAATCATTGATGAAAGAAGAGCCACCCTAAAGCAAGCAAAGGTATTTCAAGAATTATCCACCTATGATAAAATCAATATCATCAATGAGATTTTATATGGTGCGGGAAAAGTATTTTGGGAATGGCAAATGGCCTATTCAAATTTACAAGTGCATAAAAATGCAGTGAACCTGAGTCAAACTCGATTTGAAGCCGTTCGCAAAACAGCAATCTTGGGCGACCGTCCGGCAATAGATACCGTGGAGGCAAACATTCAACTTCAAGATCGACTCCTGCATTTGCAACAAGCAGAGCTGGAGTATCGAACAAAATCTCTCCTCCTCTCCAATTATTTATGGATGGAAAACAATGTTCCAATCGAGTTAACGGAGAAAACAATTCCAGAAACCACATTGCAACCTGCAACTAACAATGCAATAAATGGGCATTTATCGAAATTGGACAGCCTGGTTAACAGCCATCCGGCATTAAAAATATATGAATTTAAATTAGAGGAATTGGCGATTGAAAAAAGATTGAAGCAAGATAAACTAAAGCCTTCTCTCAATGTAAACTACAATCCTCTGTTTAATGCAGAAAACTTAAACATGGGCTACCAAAACAATTATAAATGGGGCGTAACGGTAGGCTTTCCAATATTTTTAAGAAAAGAAAGAGGAGCATTGGAGCTCACAAAAATTAAAATTGAGAACACCAAATTGGATGCTGTCAACAAAAGAAATGAGTTGGTGAACAAAACAAAATCAACCATCAATGAATTTAACATGTCGCAAAAACAAATTGACATATACAGCAAAAACGTAAACAATTATCAGCGATTATGGGAATCAGAAAAACGATTGTTTGAATCCGGTGAAAGCTCTCTGTTTATGATTAACAGCAGAGAAATAAGCTATATCAATGCACAATTAAAATTAAATGAACTATTCAACAAAAACAAGAAAGCAGCATTAGAAGCAGAATATTCATTTGGTTTACTCAATACACTTTATTAA
- a CDS encoding 5-(carboxyamino)imidazole ribonucleotide synthase: MEQLVTSDFKLGIIAGGQLGKMLALAASNWDLKTYILDPNENCPASTICTNYTKGDYNDYATVYEFGKKVDMITFDIENINTEALLQLKKEGKRIFPEPEILKLIQDKGLQKQFFQEHTIPSSAFQLFTSKDEILTAIEAGTLQLPFVQKLRTSGYDGKGVEVINSEVDLPRLMEGASLIEAKVKVKKELAVIVARNSKGEMKSFPMVEMEFNQEANLVERLICPSSEPLPIQEKAKALAEQIISNLQMTGILAVEFFLDESDQLYVNEVAPRTHNSGHHTIESCITSQYEQHLRSILGFALGSTEIKIPSVMINLLGEKNEYGKVKYEGLTESMAIEGIKIHIYGKKETTPYRKMGHVTILDKSIDAAKLKAKKVSETLKVKAWK, from the coding sequence ATGGAACAACTTGTAACATCGGATTTTAAACTTGGAATTATTGCCGGGGGACAATTAGGAAAAATGTTGGCATTGGCAGCCAGCAACTGGGATTTAAAAACTTACATCCTCGACCCAAACGAAAATTGCCCCGCCTCTACCATTTGCACCAACTATACAAAAGGAGATTACAACGACTATGCAACGGTGTATGAATTTGGAAAGAAGGTGGACATGATTACGTTTGATATTGAAAACATTAATACGGAAGCATTACTACAATTAAAGAAAGAAGGCAAACGCATTTTTCCGGAGCCGGAGATTTTAAAATTGATTCAAGACAAAGGATTGCAAAAGCAATTTTTTCAGGAACATACCATTCCGAGTTCGGCTTTTCAATTATTCACTTCCAAAGATGAAATTTTAACTGCGATTGAAGCCGGAACACTCCAGTTACCGTTTGTCCAAAAGCTCCGCACTTCGGGTTATGATGGGAAAGGCGTTGAAGTCATAAATAGCGAGGTGGATTTACCACGACTGATGGAAGGAGCCTCCTTAATAGAAGCCAAAGTAAAGGTAAAAAAAGAATTGGCGGTGATTGTTGCACGAAACAGCAAAGGAGAAATGAAATCGTTCCCAATGGTGGAGATGGAATTTAATCAGGAAGCTAATTTAGTTGAACGATTGATTTGTCCATCCAGCGAACCTCTTCCCATCCAGGAGAAAGCAAAAGCGTTGGCTGAACAAATTATTTCTAATCTTCAAATGACCGGCATCTTAGCCGTGGAATTTTTTCTGGATGAATCGGACCAGCTCTATGTAAATGAAGTTGCTCCTCGCACCCACAACAGTGGTCACCATACGATTGAAAGTTGTATTACATCCCAATACGAACAACATTTACGTTCCATTTTAGGATTCGCTTTAGGGTCGACAGAAATAAAAATTCCATCAGTGATGATTAACCTGCTTGGTGAAAAAAATGAATATGGAAAAGTAAAATATGAAGGATTAACAGAAAGCATGGCAATTGAAGGAATCAAAATCCATATCTATGGAAAAAAAGAAACAACACCCTATCGAAAAATGGGACATGTTACCATCTTAGATAAATCGATAGATGCAGCAAAATTAAAAGCAAAAAAAGTAAGTGAAACCTTAAAAGTAAAAGCATGGAAATGA
- the purE gene encoding 5-(carboxyamino)imidazole ribonucleotide mutase has protein sequence MKKVGIIMGSDSDLPIMMEASKILKQFKIEHEVTVVSAHRTPHRMLDYATQAHTRGIDVIIAGAGGAAHLPGMIASLSPLPVIGVPIKSTNSIDGWDSVLSILQMPGGVPVATVALNGAKNAGILAAQILSVGNPAIRTEILNYKEQMKNEVMLKVETLNTKL, from the coding sequence ATGAAAAAAGTAGGAATTATAATGGGATCTGATTCGGACCTACCGATCATGATGGAAGCATCGAAAATATTAAAACAATTTAAAATTGAACATGAAGTAACGGTTGTTTCAGCACATCGAACTCCACATCGCATGCTGGACTATGCCACACAAGCACATACACGAGGTATTGATGTAATTATTGCCGGAGCCGGTGGAGCCGCACATTTACCGGGAATGATTGCTTCCCTTTCTCCGCTACCTGTAATTGGTGTGCCTATTAAATCCACCAATTCGATTGATGGTTGGGATTCTGTTTTATCCATTTTACAAATGCCGGGTGGTGTTCCGGTAGCAACCGTAGCATTAAATGGAGCAAAAAATGCAGGAATACTTGCAGCACAAATCTTATCGGTTGGCAACCCAGCTATACGAACAGAAATACTCAACTACAAAGAACAAATGAAAAACGAAGTTATGCTTAAAGTTGAAACGTTAAATACCAAACTATGA